Proteins co-encoded in one Erinaceus europaeus chromosome X, mEriEur2.1, whole genome shotgun sequence genomic window:
- the HMGN5 gene encoding high mobility group nucleosome-binding domain-containing protein 5: MPKRKAADQGDMKQEPKRRSARLSAMPVPITPESKPKRTLTPKAPDPEKEMKEKKEEKTKDAKEEGKQNKEPVADEGKKDKKEDGNQSKGEEKGEAGKEDKAGKGKEDINEYDDRTEKEDEEKGGDKRERGDRNGKREYDKKEDKKESNEDRGYKDGKERGDDKKQGEAMKEEGDEKKNEDGKGDEERKEDEGVNEKEDREKLGDDGKEDKSEKEGEDGKKHGQGDQKDGGNGKKYESEAGKQDEKEEFKKEDEIKETSQSIV, translated from the exons ATGCCTAAAAGAAAG GCTGCAGATCAAGGTGATATGAAGCAGGAG cCAAAGAGAAGATCAGCCAGACTATCTGCT ATGCCTGTGCCCATTACACCAGAATCGAAGCCCAAAAGAACATTAACTCCAAAG GCACCAGATcctgaaaaagaaatgaaagaaaaaaaagaagaaaaaaccaaAGATGCCAAAGaagagggaaaacaaaataaagaaccaGTGGCAGATGaagggaaaaaagataagaaagaagaTGGAAATCAAAGtaagggagaagaaaaaggagaagctggaaaggaagacaaagctggaaaagggaaagaagacATAAATGAATAtgatgatagaacagagaaagaagatgaagaaaaggGAGGGGACAAAAGAGAAAGAGGTGATAGAAATGGCAAAAGAGAATAtgacaaaaaggaagataaaaaagagagtaaTGAAGACAGAGGATACAAAgacggaaaagagagaggagatgatAAAAAGCAGGGAGAAGCCATGAAAGAGGAAGGAGAtgagaaaaagaatgaagatgGAAAAGGCGacgaagagagaaaagaagatgaaggTGTGaatgagaaagaagacagagaaaaattaggaGATGATGGAAAAGAGGACAAAagtgaaaaagagggagaagatgGAAAGAAACATGGACAAGGAGATCAGAAAGATGgaggaaatggaaagaaatatgAGAGTGAAGCTGGAAAACAAGATGAAAAGGAAGAGTtcaaaaaagaagatgaaataaaagaaacatcTCAGAGTATTGTTTAA